In Deferribacter desulfuricans SSM1, the following are encoded in one genomic region:
- the hutI gene encoding imidazolonepropionase, with the protein MRKVIKNIKQLVTPVNKKYAVKDDAKKLDIYENVNLIIENGIIVDITTKEAEANEVIDATGKVVLPAFVDPHTHIPFIGSREDEFNKRIMGKTYMEIAAEGGGINSTVRSVRNATFDELYEAAKKDLELMISFGVATVEMKSGYGLDLENEIKQLKVIRKLQEEYHVDIKSTFLGAHEIPLEYRGKKEEYIDLVINKMLPTVKEKGLAEYVDIFCEKGVFEIDDTKKILTAAKDLGFKVKIHADEIYPLGGSELCAEFEAVSGEHLVKIKDEHIEKMIDAGCVFNLLPATTFFLMSKEYAPARKILDRGGIVALSTDLNPGSSYTHSIQMVMVIACLNMGMTMEEVINAVTINGAHSLELSDKTGSIHRGKQADLVILDAPDYRYLVYNFGVNRIEKVIKKGEIIFQK; encoded by the coding sequence ATGAGAAAAGTAATTAAAAATATAAAACAACTTGTGACACCAGTTAATAAAAAATATGCAGTAAAAGATGATGCAAAAAAACTTGATATTTACGAAAATGTGAACTTGATAATTGAGAATGGTATAATTGTTGATATTACTACGAAAGAGGCAGAAGCTAATGAGGTTATAGACGCTACAGGTAAAGTGGTTTTGCCAGCTTTTGTGGATCCACATACCCATATCCCATTTATTGGTTCACGAGAGGATGAATTTAACAAAAGAATTATGGGTAAAACATATATGGAAATTGCAGCTGAGGGTGGAGGTATAAATTCTACAGTTAGGTCTGTTAGAAATGCCACCTTTGATGAGCTTTATGAGGCTGCTAAGAAAGACTTGGAGTTGATGATAAGTTTTGGTGTGGCTACTGTTGAAATGAAAAGTGGTTATGGACTTGACTTAGAAAATGAAATTAAACAGTTAAAAGTGATAAGAAAATTGCAAGAAGAATACCATGTAGATATTAAATCTACTTTTTTGGGAGCGCATGAAATCCCTTTAGAATATAGAGGGAAAAAGGAAGAATATATAGATCTTGTGATAAATAAGATGTTACCTACAGTAAAAGAGAAAGGTTTAGCAGAATATGTAGATATCTTTTGTGAAAAAGGTGTTTTTGAGATTGATGATACAAAAAAAATTTTGACTGCTGCTAAAGATTTAGGGTTTAAAGTTAAAATCCATGCTGATGAAATTTATCCACTTGGTGGATCTGAGCTATGTGCAGAATTTGAAGCTGTTAGTGGAGAACATCTTGTAAAGATAAAGGATGAGCATATAGAAAAAATGATAGATGCTGGCTGTGTGTTCAACCTGCTTCCAGCTACTACCTTTTTCTTGATGTCAAAAGAATATGCACCTGCAAGAAAGATTCTTGATAGAGGTGGAATTGTAGCTTTATCCACAGACTTAAATCCAGGTAGCTCATATACGCATTCTATACAGATGGTAATGGTTATAGCGTGCCTTAATATGGGTATGACAATGGAAGAGGTTATTAATGCCGTTACTATTAATGGCGCACACTCTTTAGAATTATCTGATAAAACAGGATCTATCCATAGAGGAAAACAAGCTGATCTTGTTATTTTAGATGCGCCAGATTACAGATATCTTGTTTATAATTTTGGTGTAAACCGAATTGAAAAAGTAATCAAAAAAGGTGAAATAATTTTTCAAAAATAG
- the hutU gene encoding urocanate hydratase: MNFSEFIKKYANHPEYKAPRGNVLHARSWQTEAPLRMLLNNLDREVAEDPANLIVYGGTGQAARNPEALKKIVEILLTMDNEHSLLVQSGKPVGIVRTHEEAPRVLIANSNLVPKWADWEYFNQLKERGLIMYGQMTAGSWIYIGSQGILQGTYETFVACGKKYFNGDLSGKLLVTGGLGGMGGAQPLAATLAGATFLGVDVDPERIKKRLDTKYLDIMTNSYEEAINIVLKAKEEKKAISVGLVGNAADVLEKLLADGIIPDIVTDQTSAHDPVNGYVPSGLSLEEAFELRKKDPKKYRDLAIKTIARHVRAMLEMQKRGSVVFDYGNNIREFAKEGGVENAFDFNGFVPEFIRPLFCEGKGPFRWAALSGDPEDIYETDRALMEAFPENKHMIHWLQEAEKKVAFQGLPSRICWLGLGEREKAGLIFNELVKSGRVKAPIVIGRDHLDCGSVASPNRETEGMKDGSDAISDWPLLNLMANTAGGATWVSFHHGGGVGIGYSQHAGMVILVDGTERAECCIRRVLFNDPALGIYRHADAGYEEAIEVGNKFGILDWRK; the protein is encoded by the coding sequence ATGAACTTTTCGGAATTCATTAAAAAATATGCCAATCATCCAGAGTATAAAGCCCCTAGGGGAAATGTGCTCCATGCAAGATCTTGGCAGACTGAAGCTCCTTTAAGGATGCTCCTTAATAACCTTGATAGAGAAGTTGCAGAAGATCCAGCAAATTTAATCGTTTATGGTGGCACAGGTCAGGCAGCAAGAAATCCTGAGGCTTTGAAAAAGATTGTAGAGATTCTTTTGACTATGGACAATGAGCATAGTCTTCTTGTTCAATCAGGTAAGCCTGTTGGAATTGTGAGGACTCATGAGGAAGCTCCAAGGGTTTTAATAGCAAACAGCAATCTTGTGCCAAAATGGGCAGATTGGGAGTATTTTAACCAGTTAAAAGAAAGAGGGCTTATTATGTATGGGCAGATGACAGCTGGTAGTTGGATTTACATCGGTTCTCAGGGGATATTGCAGGGTACTTATGAAACTTTTGTTGCCTGTGGTAAAAAGTATTTTAACGGTGATTTGAGTGGTAAGCTTCTTGTGACTGGTGGATTGGGCGGTATGGGTGGTGCTCAACCATTGGCTGCAACTTTGGCTGGTGCAACTTTCTTAGGAGTTGATGTGGATCCCGAAAGAATCAAAAAAAGATTGGATACTAAATATTTAGATATAATGACTAACTCTTACGAAGAGGCTATAAATATTGTACTTAAAGCTAAAGAGGAGAAAAAAGCTATATCTGTTGGACTGGTAGGGAATGCTGCTGATGTTTTAGAAAAATTACTTGCAGATGGCATTATACCAGACATTGTTACAGATCAAACTTCTGCACATGATCCAGTAAATGGGTATGTCCCATCAGGTCTTTCGTTAGAAGAGGCTTTTGAATTGAGGAAAAAGGATCCGAAAAAATATAGAGATTTGGCAATAAAAACAATTGCAAGGCATGTAAGGGCAATGCTTGAGATGCAAAAAAGGGGAAGTGTAGTTTTTGATTATGGAAATAATATAAGAGAGTTTGCAAAAGAGGGTGGTGTGGAAAATGCCTTTGATTTCAATGGATTTGTTCCTGAATTTATAAGGCCATTATTTTGCGAAGGTAAGGGGCCTTTTAGATGGGCTGCACTTTCTGGAGATCCTGAGGATATTTATGAAACTGATAGAGCTTTAATGGAGGCATTTCCTGAAAATAAACATATGATTCACTGGTTACAGGAAGCAGAAAAGAAGGTGGCTTTTCAGGGGTTACCAAGTAGAATATGTTGGTTAGGACTTGGTGAGCGTGAAAAAGCTGGATTGATATTTAATGAGCTTGTAAAAAGTGGAAGAGTAAAGGCTCCAATTGTGATTGGTAGAGATCATTTAGATTGTGGCTCAGTTGCTTCACCTAATAGAGAAACAGAAGGGATGAAAGATGGTAGTGATGCAATTTCAGACTGGCCACTACTCAATCTTATGGCTAATACAGCTGGCGGTGCCACTTGGGTTTCTTTCCACCATGGTGGTGGTGTAGGAATAGGGTATTCACAGCATGCTGGAATGGTAATTCTTGTGGATGGTACTGAAAGGGCTGAGTGTTGTATTAGAAGAGTACTTTTCAATGACCCTGCACTAGGTATTTATAGGCATGCTGATGCTGGTTATGAAGAAGCTATCGAAGTGGGCAATAAATTTGGAATTTTAGATTGGAGAAAATAA
- the hutC gene encoding histidine utilization repressor: MNDVIAPSYVQIKKFILNKIHSNEWKPGFKIPSENDLAKMFNVSRMTVNRAVRELTSENILKRVQGKGTYVAYESNVAEMLEIRGVIDEIEKMGKKHSLEVIEVEITIAKGEIMKLVGLDCGDKVYKSVFLHFADNEPFQIEIRYVNPKIVPDYLNVDFTKETAHQYLMRTTALTEAEHIVEAIMPDRMVCELLKISKNTPCLQLSRRTWLGNDVVTYVKFIAPGDKYKIGTRFKYAKDGSTKRESIY; this comes from the coding sequence ATGAATGATGTGATAGCACCAAGCTATGTTCAGATAAAGAAATTTATACTTAATAAAATTCATTCAAATGAGTGGAAGCCAGGTTTTAAGATACCCTCTGAAAATGACCTTGCAAAAATGTTTAATGTAAGCAGGATGACAGTTAATAGGGCTGTTAGAGAGTTGACATCTGAGAATATTTTAAAAAGGGTTCAGGGGAAAGGGACTTATGTAGCTTATGAAAGTAATGTGGCTGAGATGCTTGAAATCAGAGGTGTGATTGATGAAATCGAAAAAATGGGAAAAAAGCATAGCTTAGAAGTTATAGAAGTAGAGATAACTATTGCTAAAGGTGAAATAATGAAGTTGGTGGGTCTTGATTGTGGTGATAAAGTTTATAAATCGGTGTTTTTGCATTTTGCAGATAATGAACCATTTCAGATAGAGATACGATATGTAAATCCAAAAATTGTTCCAGATTATCTAAATGTGGATTTTACTAAAGAGACAGCTCACCAGTACTTAATGAGAACCACTGCTTTAACTGAAGCTGAGCATATTGTTGAAGCGATTATGCCAGATAGGATGGTTTGTGAATTGCTTAAAATTAGCAAAAACACACCATGTTTGCAGTTGTCAAGAAGGACATGGCTTGGAAATGATGTTGTTACCTATGTAAAATTTATAGCTCCAGGTGATAAGTATAAAATAGGAACACGTTTTAAATATGCTAAAGATGGTTCTACAAAAAGGGAATCCATATATTAA
- a CDS encoding branched-chain amino acid ABC transporter permease has translation MLFIDLILQGLIQGSIYALIAVGLTLVYGLLRILHVAHAGLFTLGAYLGVLLMNQTNSLILSFTISMFLVGLLGVAIYIFCYKPMLEKPPYVALIASIGLFISMEEIYRMVFGAMGVSYKNPPFQDVINLSSLHLKSAEIVTMLVALVLISALSIFTTKTRVGISWRATVTQPQIAESFGINVEKVRYGNFFIGSMLAGAGGVMVGILNNLVEPTMGGVPSYKALAIIVLGGLGNVKGTLIASVLLGVVESFGTIYLGSLLDRDAIAFAFLIIVLMIKPQGLFGSKR, from the coding sequence ATGTTATTTATTGATTTGATATTACAAGGATTAATTCAAGGTAGTATATATGCTTTAATAGCCGTTGGGCTGACATTAGTTTATGGTTTGCTTAGAATACTTCATGTTGCTCATGCTGGATTATTTACACTTGGAGCATATTTAGGCGTCTTATTAATGAATCAAACAAACAGCTTAATACTATCGTTTACTATTTCAATGTTTTTAGTTGGTCTTTTGGGAGTTGCTATCTATATTTTTTGTTATAAACCAATGCTGGAAAAACCTCCTTATGTGGCATTAATTGCTTCGATAGGGTTGTTTATCTCAATGGAAGAGATTTATCGTATGGTTTTTGGTGCAATGGGTGTTTCTTATAAAAATCCACCATTTCAAGATGTGATAAATTTATCTTCTTTGCATCTTAAGTCTGCAGAAATAGTTACAATGCTTGTTGCATTAGTTTTAATCAGTGCGTTGTCTATTTTTACAACAAAAACAAGGGTTGGAATAAGTTGGAGAGCTACGGTTACTCAACCTCAAATTGCTGAATCTTTTGGGATAAATGTTGAGAAAGTTAGGTATGGGAACTTTTTTATAGGTTCAATGTTAGCTGGAGCTGGTGGTGTAATGGTAGGTATTTTAAACAATCTGGTTGAACCTACTATGGGGGGTGTGCCAAGTTATAAGGCATTAGCAATAATTGTCTTAGGTGGTTTAGGAAATGTAAAGGGAACATTAATTGCATCTGTTTTATTAGGTGTCGTTGAGTCTTTTGGGACAATATATCTAGGTAGTTTATTAGATAGGGATGCGATAGCTTTTGCGTTTTTAATTATTGTTTTAATGATCAAACCACAGGGGCTTTTTGGGAGTAAAAGGTAA
- the hutH gene encoding histidine ammonia-lyase, translated as MKTFLLGKDRLSAKKVLDILNKELKPILDEETYQKVNHSYQETQKVAKGEKPVYGINTGFGPLCSTKISADDTIKLQYNLLKSHSAGVGDFLDDNIVKTMIIIKAHALSFGYSGVQPKTIERMLWFLENDIIPLVPEQGSVGASGDLAPLAHLFLPLIGYGYVKYKGEIFETGELLQKLGIGPIELGAKEGLALINGTQFMSSFGVLSLVRMKNILENADIIGAMTLEALMGSLRPFDERLHRLREYKGALYVAHKFRTLLEGSEILKSHENCERVQDPYSLRCIPQVHGATWNTFLHFKEIVHTEINSVTDNPIIFSSEDIISGGNFHGQPIALPLDYAAFSMSEIGNISDRRTYLLLEGNVGLPKLLMKNTGINSGFMIPQYTSAALASENKSLCFPASADSIPTSLGQEDHVSMGSISARKLYKILDNLEKILAVELVCAAQAFDFRRPLKSGIVLEECHKVVREYIDHADEDRIFANDLKKGVEIIQSGKMVKAAEEIAKSKNINLYGGYYELFGIH; from the coding sequence ATGAAAACATTTTTATTAGGGAAAGATAGGTTAAGTGCTAAAAAAGTTTTAGATATTTTGAATAAAGAATTAAAACCTATTTTAGATGAAGAAACATATCAAAAAGTTAATCACTCTTATCAAGAAACACAAAAAGTGGCAAAGGGTGAAAAACCTGTTTATGGTATAAATACTGGCTTTGGGCCACTTTGTTCTACAAAGATTTCTGCGGATGACACAATAAAGCTTCAATATAATCTTTTAAAAAGTCATAGCGCTGGAGTTGGTGATTTTCTTGATGATAACATAGTAAAAACAATGATAATCATTAAAGCTCATGCTTTATCTTTTGGTTATTCGGGAGTGCAACCTAAAACAATTGAGCGAATGCTCTGGTTTTTAGAAAATGATATTATACCACTTGTGCCTGAGCAGGGTTCAGTGGGTGCATCTGGTGATCTTGCACCACTTGCGCACCTTTTTTTGCCTCTGATAGGTTATGGTTATGTGAAGTACAAAGGTGAGATTTTTGAAACTGGAGAGTTGTTGCAAAAACTTGGTATCGGCCCTATCGAACTTGGAGCAAAAGAAGGGTTGGCATTGATAAATGGCACTCAGTTTATGTCATCTTTTGGAGTTTTATCACTGGTAAGAATGAAAAATATCCTTGAAAATGCCGATATTATTGGAGCTATGACTCTCGAAGCATTGATGGGATCTCTTAGACCGTTTGATGAAAGGTTACATAGACTAAGAGAGTATAAAGGTGCTTTGTATGTGGCGCACAAATTTAGAACTCTTTTGGAAGGATCAGAAATATTAAAATCGCATGAAAATTGTGAAAGAGTTCAAGATCCATATTCATTAAGATGTATCCCTCAGGTTCATGGAGCTACATGGAATACATTTTTGCATTTTAAAGAGATTGTTCATACTGAAATTAATTCTGTCACTGATAATCCAATAATATTTTCTAGTGAAGATATCATAAGCGGTGGTAATTTTCATGGACAACCGATTGCTTTACCTTTAGATTATGCTGCTTTTTCAATGAGTGAAATAGGCAATATTTCAGATAGGCGGACATATCTTCTTTTAGAAGGGAATGTGGGACTACCTAAGCTTTTGATGAAAAATACAGGTATAAATTCTGGTTTTATGATACCACAATACACTTCTGCTGCTTTGGCAAGTGAAAATAAATCTCTTTGTTTTCCTGCAAGTGCAGACAGCATCCCAACCTCATTAGGACAGGAAGATCATGTGAGTATGGGTTCTATAAGCGCAAGGAAGCTTTACAAAATTTTAGATAATTTAGAAAAAATATTAGCAGTTGAACTTGTTTGTGCTGCTCAGGCATTTGATTTTAGAAGGCCTTTAAAGTCTGGGATAGTTTTAGAAGAGTGCCATAAAGTAGTAAGAGAATATATTGATCATGCAGATGAGGATAGAATTTTTGCAAACGATCTTAAAAAGGGTGTGGAAATTATACAGAGCGGCAAAATGGTAAAAGCTGCTGAGGAGATAGCAAAGTCAAAAAATATAAATTTATATGGAGGTTATTATGAACTTTTCGGAATTCATTAA
- the hutG gene encoding formimidoylglutamase, with product MCEYKSNIFKWSGRVDSASDKLAFRWHQVVKQIDLQADSIDFDDSVVLLGFCSDEGVKRNKGRIGAKNAPGEVRKYLASLPWHWDSLKLYDAGDVIVDDDLESGQKLLGELVKIIKDKKGFPVIIGGGHEVAYGTFLGIKDYNISIVNFDAHFDNRPYDDAPSSGTMFAQIADELKEEYKYFCLGVQKSGNTRQLFERNERFGGRYLLSDEVKNRNFTNEIRNYLKNADYIYTTVCMDVFSSDISCGVSAPTPFGISPDDFLFFAEKIFETGKLTAFDIAEINPEYDIDGRTARLGANIIFYVIDAISRWGYR from the coding sequence ATGTGTGAGTACAAGAGTAATATTTTTAAATGGTCAGGAAGGGTAGACTCTGCAAGTGATAAGTTGGCTTTTAGATGGCATCAGGTAGTAAAGCAGATTGACTTACAAGCAGATAGCATTGACTTTGATGATTCAGTTGTTTTGCTGGGATTTTGTTCTGATGAAGGGGTAAAAAGAAATAAAGGTAGAATAGGTGCTAAAAATGCTCCTGGTGAGGTCAGAAAATATCTGGCCTCACTCCCTTGGCATTGGGATAGTTTAAAATTATATGATGCTGGAGATGTTATTGTAGATGATGATTTAGAAAGTGGACAAAAATTACTTGGTGAATTAGTTAAAATTATAAAAGATAAAAAAGGTTTTCCTGTTATTATCGGTGGAGGGCATGAAGTTGCCTATGGAACATTTTTGGGGATAAAAGATTATAACATTTCAATTGTGAATTTTGATGCGCACTTTGATAACAGGCCATATGATGATGCTCCTTCTTCGGGGACAATGTTTGCTCAGATTGCTGACGAATTGAAAGAAGAATATAAGTATTTTTGTCTTGGGGTTCAAAAATCGGGTAATACAAGGCAACTTTTTGAAAGGAATGAAAGATTTGGTGGTAGATATTTACTCTCAGATGAAGTAAAAAATAGAAATTTTACTAATGAAATAAGAAATTATTTAAAAAATGCAGATTATATTTATACAACTGTTTGTATGGATGTTTTTTCATCTGATATTTCATGTGGGGTAAGTGCGCCCACACCTTTTGGCATTTCTCCTGATGACTTTTTATTTTTTGCAGAAAAGATTTTTGAAACAGGTAAATTGACTGCATTTGATATTGCAGAAATTAATCCAGAATATGATATTGATGGAAGGACTGCAAGACTAGGGGCTAACATTATTTTTTATGTAATAGATGCTATTTCGAGGTGGGGTTACAGATGA
- a CDS encoding ABC transporter ATP-binding protein: MNTIIRVEKLNVKFGGVQAVKDLSFELYKGELLGLIGPNGAGKTTALKAISGIIKPVSGSVILDGKNISRFSVNRRIREGLGISHQIVKPFRSLLVKENIAIALGKDKTKSAIKSLFYKRFSEEYEKSLDYLKKVNIEQVADNFPSNLPLGFLKRLEVVRALALNPKVLLLDEPLAGLSQSEASKMANIIKRINNDGVSIILVEHNLSEVIRICDRLVVLDAGAKIADGKPMDVMKDKKVISAYIGDDDVIEA, encoded by the coding sequence ATGAACACTATTATAAGAGTTGAAAAATTAAATGTCAAATTTGGTGGTGTGCAAGCTGTTAAAGATTTAAGTTTTGAGCTTTATAAAGGCGAGCTTTTAGGACTTATAGGACCAAATGGTGCAGGTAAAACTACGGCATTAAAAGCTATTTCAGGTATTATTAAACCTGTTTCTGGAAGTGTCATTTTAGATGGTAAAAATATTTCAAGGTTTTCTGTTAACAGAAGAATTAGAGAAGGATTGGGTATTTCTCATCAGATTGTAAAACCTTTTAGAAGTTTATTAGTAAAAGAGAATATAGCAATAGCTTTAGGTAAAGATAAAACAAAGTCGGCAATAAAATCTCTGTTTTATAAAAGGTTTTCAGAAGAATACGAAAAATCATTGGATTATTTAAAAAAGGTTAATATAGAGCAAGTAGCTGATAACTTCCCATCAAACTTGCCGTTAGGATTCTTAAAAAGGTTAGAAGTAGTGAGAGCTTTAGCACTAAATCCAAAAGTTTTGTTACTTGATGAGCCTTTAGCAGGCTTAAGTCAATCAGAAGCATCTAAAATGGCAAATATAATAAAGAGAATTAACAATGATGGAGTTTCAATAATTTTAGTGGAGCATAATCTATCTGAAGTTATTAGAATTTGTGACAGACTAGTAGTTTTGGATGCTGGAGCAAAGATTGCTGATGGTAAACCGATGGATGTTATGAAAGATAAAAAGGTGATTTCGGCGTATATAGGTGATGATGATGTTATTGAAGCTTGA
- a CDS encoding ABC transporter ATP-binding protein, with protein MLLKLDNLSVGYGEFIAVENLDLSVSKGKILALIGPNGAGKTSTIMAIAGHAEVKSGRVLYEDQDITHIPPYERVKLGIALAPEGRKLFFDLTVYENLVIGNYIFPKNKEKEKMEFVFELFPRLKERINQIAGTLSGGEQQMLSIGRALMAEPKFLMIDEVSLGLMPKAVSICYEAIKKLKNLGVTILIVEQNTTKALQVADHVVVLESGRKVWEGSREDAMTDSSLIEAYLGLKKGEL; from the coding sequence ATGTTATTGAAGCTTGACAATTTGTCAGTTGGTTATGGTGAGTTTATAGCTGTAGAAAATTTGGATTTGTCAGTAAGTAAAGGTAAGATATTAGCATTGATTGGACCTAATGGTGCGGGCAAAACTTCAACAATTATGGCAATAGCTGGTCATGCTGAAGTTAAATCAGGCAGAGTTTTATATGAGGATCAGGATATTACACATATCCCTCCATATGAGAGAGTTAAATTAGGGATTGCTTTAGCTCCGGAGGGGAGAAAACTTTTTTTTGATCTAACTGTTTATGAAAATTTGGTTATAGGAAATTATATCTTTCCTAAGAATAAAGAGAAAGAAAAAATGGAATTTGTTTTTGAGTTATTTCCCCGCTTGAAAGAGAGGATAAATCAAATAGCTGGCACTCTATCAGGTGGGGAACAGCAGATGTTGTCTATTGGAAGAGCTTTGATGGCAGAACCTAAATTTTTAATGATAGATGAAGTTTCTTTGGGTTTGATGCCAAAGGCAGTATCTATATGCTATGAAGCGATAAAAAAATTAAAGAATCTTGGAGTTACTATATTGATAGTAGAACAAAATACAACAAAAGCTTTGCAAGTCGCAGATCATGTAGTTGTTTTAGAGTCTGGCAGAAAGGTTTGGGAAGGAAGCAGAGAGGATGCAATGACAGATAGTTCTTTAATAGAGGCTTATTTAGGTCTGAAGAAAGGTGAATTATGA
- a CDS encoding ABC transporter substrate-binding protein, whose amino-acid sequence MKRILVMLLSLVVIFSGTLFAKTLKIGFNVPLTGFAAADGESALNGAKLAVKQVNEAGGVRGYKLDLVVYDDQASPKEAVPIAIKLITKDKVIAGVSGSYSGATRAAASVFQSHKIPYISAYAIHPGITRAGDYVFRTSFLGEVEGRAGAKLIGDILKKKRVVIITLKNDFGKSLSKGFRSVAAKYGIEIINEYEYSIKDRQFGSIVAKVKADNPDAIYASGYYFTAGPLVAQLRTAGINVPIIGQEGYDSEKFIEIAGKYAEGVIITTSLDRDSKEPETRSFIDEYIKMTGKKPDMVAASTHTAIKVIAYAIEHANSLTPKDLRDAIANAKVKASTGTISFNKLGEVFKDVQVQIVKNGEWHHFAVISDPEILTPPSE is encoded by the coding sequence ATGAAGAGAATTTTAGTTATGTTGTTATCTTTAGTAGTTATTTTTTCAGGTACTCTCTTTGCAAAGACTTTGAAAATAGGTTTTAATGTACCTTTGACTGGGTTTGCTGCTGCTGATGGTGAATCAGCATTAAATGGAGCCAAGCTTGCAGTAAAACAGGTTAATGAGGCTGGTGGTGTCCGTGGTTATAAGTTAGATTTAGTTGTTTATGATGATCAAGCTTCACCAAAAGAAGCTGTGCCCATAGCAATAAAATTAATTACAAAGGATAAAGTAATTGCAGGAGTTTCAGGTAGTTATTCTGGTGCTACTAGAGCGGCTGCATCAGTATTTCAGTCTCATAAGATACCATATATATCAGCATATGCAATTCATCCAGGGATAACAAGAGCTGGTGATTATGTATTTAGAACATCATTTTTAGGTGAAGTTGAGGGAAGAGCTGGTGCAAAGCTTATAGGGGATATTTTGAAAAAGAAAAGAGTCGTAATTATTACTTTAAAAAATGATTTTGGTAAATCTTTATCTAAAGGGTTTAGAAGTGTTGCAGCAAAATATGGGATTGAGATCATAAACGAATATGAATACAGTATAAAAGATAGACAGTTTGGGTCTATTGTAGCAAAAGTTAAAGCTGATAATCCTGATGCTATTTATGCTTCTGGATATTATTTTACAGCTGGACCTCTTGTAGCTCAATTAAGAACCGCAGGAATTAATGTTCCAATCATTGGTCAAGAAGGGTATGACTCTGAAAAATTTATCGAGATTGCAGGGAAATATGCAGAAGGTGTAATAATTACAACTTCATTAGATAGAGATTCAAAAGAACCAGAAACTCGTAGTTTTATTGATGAATACATTAAAATGACAGGTAAAAAGCCAGATATGGTGGCTGCTTCAACTCATACAGCAATTAAGGTAATTGCTTATGCTATAGAACATGCTAACTCTTTGACACCAAAAGACTTAAGGGATGCTATTGCTAATGCTAAAGTAAAAGCTAGTACTGGGACAATTTCATTTAATAAATTGGGTGAAGTATTTAAAGATGTCCAAGTACAGATAGTTAAAAATGGGGAGTGGCATCATTTTGCTGTTATTAGTGATCCAGAAATACTTACTCCACCTTCAGAGTAA
- a CDS encoding branched-chain amino acid ABC transporter permease, giving the protein MEYFYSLLILVGISVILSLSLNLISGYCGQISLGHAAFYGTGAYAAAMIAQLGINIPISIIFGAIVAGVFGFIVGFSSLRVKDDFLAITTMGVNFLFIGFVRQQEWLGGEMGIYSIPATGLTKMQYSLVVTIVAIFVIMFSITIKNRWMGFAFEAIADDEDAAETVAINTSKYKLTAFILGTMLAGLAGGLYAFDIRYIGPDSFGFTESISILSMVVVGGIGSVWGVVTASIILSLLPQWLQFISDYKLLLYGGLLFLMMRFSPKGIAGIFEYVKTRTLKI; this is encoded by the coding sequence ATGGAATATTTTTATAGTTTACTAATATTGGTTGGAATTAGTGTTATTCTTTCTCTCAGTTTAAATTTGATTTCAGGCTATTGTGGTCAAATTAGTTTGGGGCATGCTGCTTTTTACGGTACGGGTGCTTACGCTGCAGCAATGATAGCACAATTAGGTATCAATATACCTATCTCTATTATTTTTGGAGCCATTGTAGCTGGAGTATTTGGTTTTATTGTTGGTTTTTCTTCTCTAAGAGTTAAAGATGATTTTTTAGCTATAACTACAATGGGTGTAAATTTTTTATTTATTGGATTTGTTAGGCAACAAGAGTGGTTAGGTGGTGAAATGGGTATTTATTCGATACCTGCTACAGGGCTAACAAAGATGCAATATTCTTTAGTAGTAACTATAGTTGCCATTTTCGTCATTATGTTTTCTATAACAATAAAAAATAGATGGATGGGTTTTGCATTTGAAGCAATAGCTGATGATGAAGATGCGGCTGAAACAGTAGCTATAAATACATCAAAATATAAATTAACAGCATTTATTTTAGGCACCATGTTAGCTGGTTTAGCTGGTGGGCTTTATGCTTTCGATATTAGATATATAGGTCCTGATAGTTTTGGTTTTACTGAGTCAATAAGTATTTTGTCTATGGTTGTTGTCGGTGGTATAGGTTCTGTCTGGGGAGTAGTAACAGCATCTATTATTTTATCGTTATTGCCACAGTGGTTACAGTTTATCTCAGATTATAAATTATTGCTATATGGTGGGTTGTTATTTTTGATGATGAGGTTTAGCCCAAAAGGGATAGCTGGAATATTTGAGTATGTTAAAACGAGGACATTAAAAATATGA